One genomic segment of Bacteroidota bacterium includes these proteins:
- a CDS encoding GTP 3',8-cyclase MoaA, with amino-acid sequence MFDSYNRRINYLRISVTDRCNLRCTYCMPEEGVKLLNHKEILTFEEIYEIAKTAVDFGIDKIRLTGGEPLVRKGILLLVKQIASIKGLKDFGMTTNGIFLESYAKELKEAGLHRINISLDTLNAEKFKSITRGGDIEAVFKGIKAAKQVGLSPIKINCVVQNSSSEQDAKEVKAFCEENGLQIRFIKLMNLKEGTFSIVEHGEGGNCASCNRLRLTANGMIKPCLFSELEYNIRELGIDKTFELAVGNKPACGTTNRTNQFSNIGG; translated from the coding sequence AGGTGCACCTATTGCATGCCCGAAGAAGGTGTCAAATTGCTCAACCATAAAGAGATTCTAACATTTGAAGAAATTTATGAAATTGCAAAAACTGCCGTTGATTTTGGGATTGATAAAATCCGACTGACTGGAGGAGAACCATTGGTGAGAAAGGGAATACTTCTTTTGGTTAAGCAAATAGCATCAATTAAGGGATTGAAGGACTTTGGAATGACCACCAATGGCATTTTTCTAGAAAGCTATGCGAAAGAGTTAAAAGAAGCTGGCTTACATCGGATCAATATTAGTCTAGACACATTGAATGCTGAAAAGTTTAAATCCATTACAAGAGGTGGAGATATTGAAGCCGTGTTTAAAGGAATCAAAGCAGCAAAGCAAGTAGGTTTATCCCCTATCAAAATCAATTGTGTGGTTCAAAACTCATCTTCAGAACAAGATGCAAAAGAGGTGAAAGCATTTTGTGAAGAAAATGGACTACAAATCCGATTTATTAAGCTGATGAACCTTAAAGAAGGTACCTTCAGCATAGTAGAACATGGCGAAGGAGGAAATTGCGCTTCTTGCAACAGATTGAGGCTTACAGCAAATGGGATGATTAAACCTTGCCTGTTTTCTGAGCTGGAGTATAATATCCGAGAATTAGGGATTGATAAAACCTTCGAATTGGCTGTAGGCAACAAACCTGCTTGTGGAACAACCAACAGAACAAATCAATTTAGCAATATAGGGGGGTAG